In Pyrodictium occultum, the genomic window CCTAGGAGGCCCCTCAAGGTTTTAGCATGGAGGCACCACTAGGCTGCTATCTGTATGGTGGTAGCCTCCAAGCACCTGCTACGCCCTTGCCACCCCTCGGGGGGCCTCGGGAGTTATGACTATGGATTCTACAGCCGCAGACAAGCTCTATCTCCATCTGTACCGTAGGATACATATGGATAAACAGTTCTTCAGCTCTATTCGCCCCGTGGAGTACAAGCCCCTCAGCGTCCTGCTCGAGGAGGAGAAGCCCAGCGTGCGGTTGGCGTCAGGCAGCCGCCACGTGCTCGACCGGGATGACCTCGAGAGGCTTCGCCAGCGGCTCCCCTGGTACATGCACAGCCTGGTAAAGCTTCCCTTTTACTTCATATACTCGCGCGTGGGCGAAGTGGGCCAATACCGGCTGGCGGGTCCGGACAAGTGGGCCGCCAAGGCCCTGGGCCTACTCCTCGCCGGCGACATAACCGTCGAGAAGTGGAGGCTTACCAGGAGTGAAATGGCCCGCCTGCTCTCCTCGTTTAAAACCCTTATAATCGTCTCCCTATCAATTTCAGTATGAGTGCTGGGTAAAGCAAGGGAGGCCTGCAAGGAGGATGGGGTCAATGCGGAGCCTGGATGAGGTAATGTGGGAAACCATAAGGACGCTACAGTCCCACGGCTATAGCGTAGAGAAGATAGTGTATCCTGAAGACCCTAGGAGACGCAGCATAGACATAGTGGCCTCTCGTAGCGGCGGCAGCCCGCTGCTGGTGAAGGTAGTCGAGGATGCTGCAAGCCTCCAGCCCAGAGAGTTCCGTGAGCTTCGTGGGTGCAGCCTACTACTAGACGCAGCGAGCCTAGTGGTTGCCGACAGGGACGGCGATACCGAGCTAGACTACATGGTTGCCCACGAGAGGTCCGGCGTCTACGTGGTGAACACTGAGGGGCTTGAAGCAGCTCTAGACAACTCCATCTATGTAGTGAAGAGACAGGGCAACTACTACATGAGGATAAACGGCGAAAGACTGCGCGAGGAGCGCACCCGGAAGGGATACAGCCTAGGCGACCTAGCATCGCTGCTGAGCGTAAGCCGCAGAAGCGTCTACATGTACGAGCAAGAAGAGGTGGATGTATCGCTGAGCACGGCGCTGAAGCTTATGGAAATATTCGGTGAGGAGGTATTCAAGCCTATACCAATACTTGGCGAGAAGCCCGAACCGAGACGGCACATGCTAGTGAGGCATGGAAGCCCCCACGGCGATGTAGGCAAGGCGCTGGAGGCTATAGCGAGAGCTGGCGGCGACGCTGTGGAGACTAAGCGTATACCGCCGGACGTGGTTGCCAGGATAGGAGCTGACAAGATGCTGATAGTTATAGAGCGTAAGAGGGAACGTAGGCTGGAGAAGAGGGTCTACGAGGCAGCCAAGGTTGCTTCCAGGGTACTTGCCAGAGTGATAGCCATAACCAGGAGGAGCGGTGCCTCGGGCCTAGAGGAATATGGCGCCCAGGTGTATAGGAGCCTCGAGGAGTTCGCTTCCGAGGTTGAATCTGGGGAGCCCGGTGAGGCTCACGAACGACCTATAGGTAATAGCTCTTAAAAAGAAGGCTACCGACCCGTCGGCTCCCCTGGGAGCCCTGGTTGGCGATAAGGCTGCGTGACCGCGTTTATATAGCCGATCTCCTCGGTAAGGGTGAGGTGGGGAAAGAGTATACCGTAGCCGGCTGGGTGGACACGGTTAGAGCTCATGGAGGCATCGTCTTCATTATCCTCAGAGACCGCACTGGAAAGATGCAGCTTGTCGTCAAGAGGAATGTCTCAAAGGAGTCATGGAAGATCGCCAAGAGCTTGAACCCGGAGAGTGTTATAGCTGCGAGAGGCGCTCTGGTGGAGAGCAAGGCCGCCCTAGGCGGCCGCGAGCTCGTTGTTAGCGAGCTAGTTGTCTACTCCGAGGCCGAGCCGCTACCCATAGATATAAGGGACTATCGGAAGACTACACTGGCGAAGAGGCTTGACTGGAGATTCCTCGATCTGCGAAACCCCAGGAACATGTTGATATTCCTAGTGGAGGCAGAGATGGCCAGGGCTGCCAGGGACTGGTTCTACGAGCACGGGTTTGTGGAGATATTCACACCCAAGATAGTCGGCGCAGCTACAGAGGGCGGTGCCGAGGTCTTCAGCTTGGTTTACTTTGATAAGCCGGCCTTTCTCGCGCAGTCTCCCCAGCTCTACAAGCAGATGGGCGTCATATCTGGCTTCGAACGCGTCTTCGAGATAGGCCCGGCCTTCCGTGCCGAACCTCATCATACGACGCGCCATCTGACAGAGTACACTAGCCTCGACCTGGAGATGGGCTTCATAGACAGCTTTGAGGACGTGATGGACACTGTTGAAGGCGTTGTGAGGGCTATGGTGAGGCGGGTTATAGAGGTCTACGGTGACCGGATAAGGGAGTACTTCCCGGACGCCAGGCTCGAGGAGCCTAAGGAGATACCGAGGATAACCATACGTGAGGCGTACAAGCTCCTGGAGTCAGCTGGTGTACCGGTTGAATGGGGGGAGGATTTGAGTAGTGAAGCGGAGAGGAGGCTCGGCGAGATAATAGAAAGGGAGTACGGCTCCCCCATGGTGTTCGTTACCGAGTACCCGTGGCGCGCCAGGCCCTTCTACACGATGAGAAAGCCTGATGACCCGGAGTGGACGCTTAGCTTCGACCTGCTCTTCCGTGGGCTCGAGATAGCTACCGGCGGACAGCGAGAGCACCGCTACGAGGTGTTATTGAGGCAGATAGAGGAGAAGGGGTTGAACCCTAAGAGCTTCGAATGGTACCTCAACATGTTCCGGTTCGGAGCCCCGCCCCATGGAGGCGCGGGGATAGGCCTGGAGAGGGTTGTAATGCAGCTGCTCGGCCTCGGGAACATACGTGAGGCACGGCTGCTTCCACGTGACCCGGAGAGGCTGGTGCCATAGTCCACCCTTCTAGCAGGGTTGGGTCAGCCCCCAGCGCCTCTTCATCGGGGCGGTATTGGCCTCTGCGTCGTCTAGCCTCATCACGCCGGCCTGGATGCTACGGAGGAATGATTATAAATGATTATTCGGGAGCAGTCTTATTTAAACGGGGTTAATGATGGGGCAATCGCATAGCAGCCACCACGTGGTGCTTCATCGGCGCTGGCCCTTCGAGGAGAAACCCCTGCTAATATTCTGGGAGACTACTAAGGCTTGCATGCTAGCCTGTAAGCACTGCCGTGCTTCCGCGATCCTTGAGCCCCTGCCCGGAGAGCTTAGCCACGAGGAGGCGGTGAGGCTCATCGACGATATAGCTGGCTTCGGCAAGCCCTCCCCGATACTAGTGTTTACCGGTGGAGATCCCTTGATGAGGAAGGATATATGGAGCCTTGTAGCGAGGGCCAAGGAGCGCGGGATAAGAGTTGCTATGGCTCCTGCTGTGAGCCCGAAGCTCACAAACGAGGCTATAAGTAAGATGGTTGAGCTCGGCGTTGACGGTGTGAGCATAAGTATTGATGGGAGTAAGCCGGAGATACATGACAGCATACGCGGTATTCCAGGTGTTTTCAATAGGAGCATAGAGGTCATAAAGAAGATGATGGGCTTTGGTCTACGTGTGCAGGTAAACACGGCCGTCATGCGTGACAACGTGGAGGATCTAGCCGACATGGTTAAGCTCCTGCTAGACCTTGGTATACGCGTCTGGGAAGTCTTCTACCTCATACCCGTCGGCCGTGCCCAGAGGGAGCTTGATCTAACACCCCAGGAGTGGGAGGATGTAAGCCACTTCCTCTACGAGGCCTCTAAGTACGGCATAGTAGTGCGTACGACGGAGGGCCCCATGTTCAGGCGCGTAGCTATAATGCGCAGGCTACTCGAACTCCACGGCTATGACCCCGACGAGGTGTTGAAGCCTGGGCCGCTCTACCGGCGCCTAGTCTCCAGGCTTCGCAGCCTCCTTGGGGAGCCCCGCGGCAAGCCATTGGCTTCGACCACCGGCACGCGCGACGGCAAGGGCATAATATTCATCTCTCATGACGGCCTGGTCTACCCGAGCGGCTTCATGCCCTATCCCGTGGGGAGTGTGAGGAGGGAGAGCATAGTAAAGATTTACCGGGAGAACCCGGTGCTCAGGAAGATACGCGCCGCCGAGTTCAGGGGGAGGTGCGGCGCCTGCGAGTTCCGCGACATCTGCGGTGGCAGTAGGGCCCGCGCCTACGTGCTGCGCGCCGACCCCCTGGGTGAGGACCCCGCGTGCCCCTACACTCCTGGAGAGTTCGCCAGGCTCATTGAAAAGCTCGGCCTAGACACCCGGAGGGCTGTCGAGGAGATAGAGGGGCTGAGGCACGTGCTCCCTCCCCTACCCGGCGAATCTCCGGGCTCCTAGCCTTACCCCGCGTATAAATGGCCGGCCGCTCGTAGGAGGTGGTACTCCATGGCACTGGCTGGCCTCGCCCCAGGCGTCCTCGAGAGGCTTGGGAGCGAGCTGGCGGCAGAAGCGCTCATGGAGCTCCAGTACCGCTTCCCGCTGACAGCGACCCCCTACTGTGACGTCGCCGACAGGCTTGGCGTCAGCGTGGAGAGGCTGCTGGCGGTGCTCCGGGAGCTTAGGGAGAAGAGGATACTCAAGCGGGTCGGCTTCTACTTCAACTACCGCGCGGCCCGCAAACGCGGAGCCCTCATAGCGATTGAGACCAGTAGGCCGAATGAGGCCACCAGGCTCCTCCTGGAGATGCTAGAGGATGTCACGCATAGCTATCTCCGCGACCACCCAGTATACAACCTATGGGTTGTGGGTAAGCATAGGGACCCGGAGAGGATAGTGGAGGCTGCCAGGCGCGCCGCCGAGCTCTACGGCACCGGCCGGTGGCTGGTACTCTGGGGCGAGAAGACGCTACGGCTCAGCGTGAAGTATGACCTTGAAAGAGGCGTTAGCAGGGCCGGGCCTATGAGCAAGGTGGCGCTCCGTCCGCCTCGGCCGGAAGACCTCGGCTATACCACGGCCCTCGCCCGCGCATTGAGGGTTCTGCCGCTGGAGCCACACCCCTATGCTGTGATAGCAAGGCAATTCAACATGTCGGAAGACGAGGTAGTGGCCGCTATGAAGGAGATGCTGGATAAGGGCATACTAGGCGACCCCGGCGCCGCTCTCGACGGTCATAGGCTGGGCTTCATATTCAACGGAATGGTGACCATAGCTCCCCGTAACATGGACCAGCTGGAGGACCTCTGCAGCTGGGTTGTAGACAACATCGAGGAGGCTACCCATGTTGTCAAGCGCTCTGCCACCCCGCCGGGCAGCTGGAGGCATCTATGCTACTTCATGATACATGCTGTGGACGAGGAAAGGGTGAAGCCAGTGCTCGAGCGCCTCAGCGGGTGCCCCTACATGGACGACTACATGGTGATCAAGAGTCTTGAGGACCTACTGCCCGGCGTGATCAGATAAGCATTATTTATTAGGATGGTTAGCTGGCGATCCTCGTAGGAGGGGCCGAGTAAAATGATACCAGTCACTGTAATGGTCACCGGCAGGGGCACCGTTTCGACGCGTATAAAGGGCCACTACGGCCCCAAGAGACCCTCCAGGTTCTCGGACGCGCTGCGCCCAATAGTGTTCTGGAATATAACATACCAGTGCAACCTAAAGTGTATTCATTGCTACATAAACGCCATGCTTAACAAGAGGCCTGACGAGATGAGCACTGAGGAGGCGCGTAGACTGGCAGAAGAGATGGTTGAGATAGGTATCCCGCTGGTGGTTGTCACGGGGGGCGAGCCTCTGGTAAGGGAGGATTTCTGGGAGATAATGGAGCCCATGGCTAACAAGCGGAGGCCAAAGCTCTCCCTAAGCACC contains:
- a CDS encoding DUF61 family protein, giving the protein MDSTAADKLYLHLYRRIHMDKQFFSSIRPVEYKPLSVLLEEEKPSVRLASGSRHVLDRDDLERLRQRLPWYMHSLVKLPFYFIYSRVGEVGQYRLAGPDKWAAKALGLLLAGDITVEKWRLTRSEMARLLSSFKTLIIVSLSISV
- a CDS encoding transcriptional regulator → MRSLDEVMWETIRTLQSHGYSVEKIVYPEDPRRRSIDIVASRSGGSPLLVKVVEDAASLQPREFRELRGCSLLLDAASLVVADRDGDTELDYMVAHERSGVYVVNTEGLEAALDNSIYVVKRQGNYYMRINGERLREERTRKGYSLGDLASLLSVSRRSVYMYEQEEVDVSLSTALKLMEIFGEEVFKPIPILGEKPEPRRHMLVRHGSPHGDVGKALEAIARAGGDAVETKRIPPDVVARIGADKMLIVIERKRERRLEKRVYEAAKVASRVLARVIAITRRSGASGLEEYGAQVYRSLEEFASEVESGEPGEAHERPIGNSS
- the aspS gene encoding aspartate--tRNA(Asn) ligase, with amino-acid sequence MAIRLRDRVYIADLLGKGEVGKEYTVAGWVDTVRAHGGIVFIILRDRTGKMQLVVKRNVSKESWKIAKSLNPESVIAARGALVESKAALGGRELVVSELVVYSEAEPLPIDIRDYRKTTLAKRLDWRFLDLRNPRNMLIFLVEAEMARAARDWFYEHGFVEIFTPKIVGAATEGGAEVFSLVYFDKPAFLAQSPQLYKQMGVISGFERVFEIGPAFRAEPHHTTRHLTEYTSLDLEMGFIDSFEDVMDTVEGVVRAMVRRVIEVYGDRIREYFPDARLEEPKEIPRITIREAYKLLESAGVPVEWGEDLSSEAERRLGEIIEREYGSPMVFVTEYPWRARPFYTMRKPDDPEWTLSFDLLFRGLEIATGGQREHRYEVLLRQIEEKGLNPKSFEWYLNMFRFGAPPHGGAGIGLERVVMQLLGLGNIREARLLPRDPERLVP
- a CDS encoding TIGR04053 family radical SAM/SPASM domain-containing protein; the encoded protein is MGQSHSSHHVVLHRRWPFEEKPLLIFWETTKACMLACKHCRASAILEPLPGELSHEEAVRLIDDIAGFGKPSPILVFTGGDPLMRKDIWSLVARAKERGIRVAMAPAVSPKLTNEAISKMVELGVDGVSISIDGSKPEIHDSIRGIPGVFNRSIEVIKKMMGFGLRVQVNTAVMRDNVEDLADMVKLLLDLGIRVWEVFYLIPVGRAQRELDLTPQEWEDVSHFLYEASKYGIVVRTTEGPMFRRVAIMRRLLELHGYDPDEVLKPGPLYRRLVSRLRSLLGEPRGKPLASTTGTRDGKGIIFISHDGLVYPSGFMPYPVGSVRRESIVKIYRENPVLRKIRAAEFRGRCGACEFRDICGGSRARAYVLRADPLGEDPACPYTPGEFARLIEKLGLDTRRAVEEIEGLRHVLPPLPGESPGS
- a CDS encoding Lrp/AsnC family transcriptional regulator — encoded protein: MALAGLAPGVLERLGSELAAEALMELQYRFPLTATPYCDVADRLGVSVERLLAVLRELREKRILKRVGFYFNYRAARKRGALIAIETSRPNEATRLLLEMLEDVTHSYLRDHPVYNLWVVGKHRDPERIVEAARRAAELYGTGRWLVLWGEKTLRLSVKYDLERGVSRAGPMSKVALRPPRPEDLGYTTALARALRVLPLEPHPYAVIARQFNMSEDEVVAAMKEMLDKGILGDPGAALDGHRLGFIFNGMVTIAPRNMDQLEDLCSWVVDNIEEATHVVKRSATPPGSWRHLCYFMIHAVDEERVKPVLERLSGCPYMDDYMVIKSLEDLLPGVIR